GTTTCTGGAATCTGTTAAGCAATCTCGGGATTGTGTTCCTTCCCCTCCAGCCTCTCATGAAACTCCTCAATCATCATCTCGAGGATTCGAGCGATTATGTGTGTGACGATTATGTTCTCAAGCATGGCAGAAACTCGGTCTCCTATGCCCGTCAGCTCGTCAGCCTGGCGGAAAATTTCATACCCGAAAAGCATGAAATCATGGTCGGAGTCGGGATCATATCGTTCAAATCATCCTTGCTGCGCAGGGTTGAACGAATCCTTGAGGATTCCCGTCAGATAATCGTCCATACACGATTCGAGATTGCTTTGATGGTGATCATGCTCTCCCTCGGAACAGCGGTTGCTACAGGATTGTTCGGTTTCAGGGAAAACGGCTCTTTTACAGGAGTATCAGAGGCTCAGGAAGGGATCAAAATATCCGGGCAGGTTTCCGTGACGGCAGTGCCTGAAAAGCAGCCTGTTCCTGTCGAAACATCGACTGTTGCCGACAGCCGCAACCGGAAAACGGACCATGAACCGGAATCCGCCGCCCCGGTAAAAACAGCAGAGAATGTTACGGATTCCACATCGGCTTCACGTTCTTATAAAGCCGAAAACAGTGTACCCGAACAAAAGAAACCGGTCATTGCCGAGAAGAAATCCCCTGCCATATCACCGGACAAACGTTCCGATCTTCCTGTTCCTCAAACAGCCGGTACACCCGAAAAAAATACTCGTGTCACCCCCAATGAAATTCAACGTCAGACCGACAGTAAAACCGTTTCATCATCACCATCACAACCTTCGGAAAAAGAACCGAAAAACCTGTATGCTTACTCGCCACAGACCACATCCGAGCCGGAAAAAGAAGAAGTACCGGCCGTTCCCGTCACTGAAAAAACCGACGACGAGGTATTACTTGATACATTACAGGACCTCGATTCCTGCATAACCGAGGGGAAAAAACTATTGGACACAGGAAATTATGCACTGGCCGAAAAAGTGTTTCTCAAGGCTTCCGAATATAAGCCGGATGACTCCGACCTGGCAAATTACCTCGGGAAAGCGTATTTCGGAAAACGTGAGTATGATCTGGCCCGGATATACTTCCGGAAAGCGATCCTGTTCAATAAAAACAATGCGGATGCCTATTTCAATCTGGGAGACATCCTCTTTGAACAGGGCAATCTCGACAAGGCGATGAAACAGTATAAAATAGCAATCAAAATCAACCCTGCCATGGCCAGCAGAACGAGACCTTTCGACCTCGGAGAGGCTGTCAGAAGAGTGTATAAATAAAAAAATACCGGGCAGAAACCATACCTCTGTTTAATTAAATCGACACAGCGTCTCACCGTATCTTTAAATTCTTTTACTATTTTTCTTTCAAATAATCACTGAAAAACGGTTGTAATATTATTCGGAAAATACTTGACAATTATATTCTACCACAGTAGTTTTATTATGGTAGACTCAATGCCGATTTCAGGATTGTTCTAAAATTATTTTTAACAACCAGTTATTCTGTTATTGTTACCTGTTCACCCATTTTCTTGTAGGGGGGGAAATGAGAAAAGCCATCGTCATACTCCTGATGCTGGCGCTGACATGCATCACCATATCGGCACATGCTCTGGAGGTTATGCAGTCCTTAACGGACGGAAACAACATCAGAGACTATGCTTTTCAGGGAAATTATGTATGGTGTGCAACGCTCGGCAGCCTGGTCAGATGGAACATACTCGACGGCACCTATGTCCAGTTCACCACGAAAGACGGTCTTGCGAGTAATTACGTTATAACCGTTGATATCGGCGAAAACAATGAGTTATGGATTGGCACGATGGGCGGTCTCCAGCGATACGACGGAACAGCATTCACAACGTACACAACCGAAAACAGCGGCATTCCGGATAACGGCATCAATGCGGTTGCGCTCGATGAACATGGAACGGTCTGGGTAGGAACAGGCGGGGGTCTTGCATGTTTCAACGGTTCAACATGGAAAACATACACGGCCGAAAACAGTGGAATTCTGGTCGATCCCGTGGCTTCCATAGCTGTCGATAAAAACGGGATTATATGGCTTTCTCACGACCTCAACGGCATGGAATCGAAGAAGCGGGTTGTCATGAGTTTTGACGGTACCACCTTTGTGAATTACGGAAGCTTAAACAAAGGGGCAACTTATGTAAGAAAAATTGCTGTCGACAACGATAACAACAAGTGGTTTCTGAGTCCGTATGGTTTATATCGTTTTGACGGCAAGACATTCACAAAGCAGAAAGATGTTTCTGTGGTTTCGAGTGTTTATACGGACAGAGACGGCAAGGTATGGGTTACATGCGGCGGTCCTCCGAGCTATAGTGCAGCGTACAGGAGTATAAAGTGTTTCGATGGCGTATCATGGACCGAGTATCATTTTGAAGACCTGATTCCATATACCATTACCGCTTACTGGGATATAAAACTCGACAGCGATGGAACCTTATGGTTTGTATCCATGGATACGACGGGCGGTGTTTACTCGCTGCACAGCTACAATGGATCGGAATTGAAAACATATCTGACCAGGGGACCGCGAAGTTATAATATGCAGGATTTATTCATCGATCGTAATGGCACCAAATGGTTCGGAACATATTTCGGAGCTGCGGAATTTGATGGCAGCGGATGGGAAAACCATATCTTTTCACTGTCAGAAAACGATATTCCGCCAAACAGCTCTCTTATCCAATATAACTCAATCACAAATGCTGTCTTATGTATCGGCGAGGATCAGGACAATGTCCTGTGGATGGGTACCGCTTACGGGATAAGAAGTTTCGATGGCTCAACATTGACATTTTACGGTCCCGCAAACACCAACAACGTTGTTTATACTTCGATAGTCGATTGTGCGGTTGATAAAGATAATGTCAAATGGTTCGCTTCCGGAAGGAATATATGCAGTTTTGACGGTACAACATGGACTCCCTATCACACCTTTGAATTTATAACGTCTTCCGTTGTTGTCGATGCCGACAATATTAAATGGTTCGGAACATACGACAAGGGTGTATGGAGTTTTGACGGTTCAACATGGATAAATTATACGGAAGAAAACGGCGCTCCGAAAGGTAATATCATGGTTGCCGCTGTCGACCGTGACAACATCAAGTGGTTCGGTACTGACGATGGAATCTGGAGTTTCAACGGTACAGCGTGGACATTCTACGATAAAGATATTATCGGGATACCTGACCATGCCGCGATCAATGATATAGAGGTGGATGCTTACAACAGGTTGTGGTGTGTCATCAACGGCAGCCTCGCTTCGTTCGATGGTGTTTCATGGACAGTTTATGACCGTGAAACCACGGGATCGGTGAGCAAAATCGCTATCGACGGGGAGGGAGTCCTGTGGCTGGGAGGATTCGGCGGAGTCGGAGATGCCGGTGTGGTTCAGAGTTTCAAAATATCGGCGGAGCCTGCCGTTGTGGAAGAAAAAAACAGTCTCCCGACTGCACTTAAAATAAACGGAAACTACCCCAATCCGTTCAACCCGTCAACCACCATCGAGTTCATGATTCCCGACCCGGGAACCGTGAATCTTTCCATATACAGTATTTCCGGACAGAAAATCCGCGAGCTCGTCGCCGGGAATCTGTCGGCAGGCAGCCATAGTGCTGCTTGGGATGGCCGTGACAGCAGTGGCAATTGTGTTTCTTCAGGAGTGTATATCACACAATTGAGGTTGGGTGACAGGATTGCCACTCACCGGATGCTGCTCATGAAGTAACAATGAACTCATCCGATCGTCACGGGAAAGGTATCCTTGCAAAAGGGTACCTTTTTTAATATCCGTATTGAAAGACCCTCTCTCCCTCTGCCCCTTTCTCACCACTTGATTTTTTTCTGAAATAACCATAGATTCTCATATATATTCATAACCCGGATTATTCATGAATTTGTTTTTTTCTTACAAAAAATCCCCCCTGCCTTACGGCATCCCCCTTTTAAGGGGGGAGATGGGCTGGCGCCCCCTTTTTTTATAAGGGGGAAATGGCGAAGCCGAGGGGGATCATGTGAAAACATGGATAACATTATAGAATTTTGTTATTATTGATATTATATCATAGTTACCGCTACTCTTTTCGGCGTTTATGAATAATCCGGGATAACAGGAGACCAGCGATGAAACGATTACCCCTTGTAATTTTACTATCCGCACTCTCTCTCTTCGGCTCATGCGCTCCCCGGAAAACAGGCATGGCAACCCCCGAAGAGAACGTGCGGCAGTCCTTGAACCTCGATGCAGCCCTGCTGATCGATCCCGGCGTAGCAAAGGGCAAACTCGATAACGGCCTCACCTGGTATGTGAGGGAAAACGGGAAACCCGAAAAACGGATGGAGTTGCGGCTCGTTGTAAAAGCGGGCTCGGTACTCGAGAACGACGACCAGCAGGGACTGGCGCACTTCGTCGAACATATGGCGTTCAACGGCACGAAGAATTTTCAGAAGCACGAGCTCGTGAATTATCTCGAATCCATCGGAATGCGGTTCGGGCCGGATTTAAACGCCTATACAAGCTTCGACGAAACCGTGTACATGCTCCAGGTACCGACCGACAGTACGCATATTGTCGAGAAGGCTTTTCAGATACTCGAGGACTGGGCGCACAATATCTCGTTCGACGATGACGAGATCGACAGAGAGCGGGGGGTTATCGTCGAGGAATGGCGCCAGGGCAGAGGCGCGGATATGCGGATGCTCGACAAGCAGTTCCCGGTGCTTTTCCATGGGTCACGGTATGCGGAGCGGCTGCCAATCGGGAAAAAGGAGATAATCGAACAGTTCCGGCACGATACTCTCCGTGCATTCTACAAATCTTGGTACCGGCCTGACCTCATGGCCGTGATCGCGGTAGGCGACTTTGATAAAAACCAGATTGAAAGCCTTATAAAACAGCATTTTGCACGGATACCCTCTCCGAAAAAACCGCCAAAAAGAATTATGTATCCCCTGCCGGATCATGATGAAACGTTGTTCGCAATCGCTACCGACCCCGAAGCCACAAGTAACGGCGTCAGCATTTACTACAAGCACGATGCGCCGCCGGAAGGAACTGTGGGCGACTATCGGAGGCAGCTCGTGGAATACATGTACCACGGGATGTTCAACCAGCGTCTCAGCGAGCTGACAAAGCAGTCGGACCCGCCGTTCCTCTACGGGTATTCAACCAACACCAGGATGGTTCTGGCAAAAGAGATGTACGTTCTCGGTACGGGAGTCAAGGATAACGGAATCGAACGGGGACTCGATGCGCTCATGACCGAAGCTGCCCGTGTCCGGCGTTTCGGATTCACCCTGTCCGAGATGAACCGTCAGAAACAGGAACTGCTGCGCTTCATAGAACAGGCTTACAGCGAACGCGATAAAACCGAATCGGGGAGTTTTACCAACGAATACTCGCGTAATTTTCTTGCGGACGAGCCAATTCCGGGTATTGAGGTTGAATATGCCATCTTCAATAAATATATTCCGGAAATCACCCTGGAAGAGGTAAACAGGCTGGCGACCGCATGGATATCTGACCGCAACAGGGTCATCATGGTCAATGCGCCTGAAAAACCCGGTGTGAAGGTGCCCGGTGAAAAAGAAATTCTCACTGTTATCGACACCGTAAGCGAAAAAGAGATCGAGCCGTATGTCGATACCGTCTCCGACCGTCCTCTCGTCGAGACACCTCCCACACCATCCCCCGTCGTCAGCGAGCGCCTGATAGAGAAAATCGGAATTACCGAATGGACGCTCGCCAACGGGGTTCGTGTCGTTCTCAAACCCACCGATTTCAAGAATGACGAAATCATCTTTACATCATCGAGCCCCGGCGGATATTCGCTGGTACCGGACAGGAATTTCATTGCCGCCAAAACGGCATCCGCGATAGTGAATGAAGGCGGCGCGGGGCCGTTCAATCTTATCGAGCTCGATAAAAAACTCTCCGGCAAGGTTGTGGGTGTGTCACCTTGGATAAGCGACCTTCAGGAAGGCATTACCGGGAACGCATCTCCCAAAGATATCGAAACCATGTTTCAGCTTATCTATCTCTATTTCACCGAACCGCGCAAAGACAGCACAGCGTTCCTCTCATACAAATCGCGCATGAAAGGCATGATAGAAAACCGCAGCGCACGACCCGAAACAGCCTTTTCCGATACCGTCCTGGTAACCATGGCCTCCTATCACCCGCGCATGCGGCCCTGGACAACAGCCCTCCTCGATGAGATGAATCTCGATGCATCGTACGATATTTACCGCGACCGTTTTATGGATGCGAGCGATTTCACCTTCTATTTCGTCGGCAATTTCGACCTTTCGTCAATAAAACCTCTCGTCGAAACGTATATCGGAGGCCTGCCATCCCTCAAGCGAAAGGAAACCTGGCGGGACACCGGAGTCATGTTTCCCCGGGGATCGATCAGGAAAGAAGTCAGGGCGGGAATCGAGCAAAAGAGCCAGGTGCAGCTCATCTTTACCGGTGATTTTTCCTGGTCATACCAGAACCGTTACGATATGGGCTCGATGACCGAGCTTCTCCGGATCAAACTTCGCGAGGTCATCCGCGAGGATATGGGCGGCACGTACGGTGTGAACGTTTCCCAATCGCTTTCCCATTATCCTCGCGAGCAGTATCAGCTCACCATATCGTTCGGCTGCGCTCCGGAACGGGTCGGCGAGCTGACCGCCGCGGTTTTCACCCAGATAGACAGCCTTAAAACATCCGGCACGACCGATGTCTATCTCGAAAAGGTCAGGGAGAGTCAGAAACGGCAGCGTGAAACGGACCTCAAGGATAATTCTTTCTGGCTGAACATTATGGATTTTTACTACTTTAACCGGGAGGACCCGCTGACCGTTCTCCAATTCGACAGCATGGTAGAAAATCTGTCGCCCGATGCTGTCCGGAAGGCGGCAAACACTTATCTCGACACGAACAATCTCGTACAGATTATCCTGTATCCGAAGGACTTCAAAACACGATAGACACCGGTAATGATTCGGAGGTGACCAGCATTATTTTTTTACGTTCATGATTCTCATCATCGCATATCCGTACAGTATGTTAACGATACCAATCCTCTTAACAATACGGTGAATACATGAACATACGAAAAATAATCCCCATTGTCGTGACAGTTCTTTTCGTCGGCAGTACAGCAGGTTCCGCTGAACGGGTCAGGAACATCTTTTCGTTTTCCTATCTCGATTATTCCGGTATCGGTTTATCGAAGGTATTCGAGAATACCGCCCTTGTACGGGTACGTCCCTCTGCCTCGCTTCTCGTCAGGGCATACCACGATCATCGGAGTTCCTGGAATAATACCATCATTACTGCGGGATCGGTCCTCAATATAGGCAGCAACCACTATATCGAGCTTACCTATGGACACGGACGCGACTCGGCGGATCAGACCTCCGACCACTTCACCGCGGAACTGACCCGTGAAAAAACCCGGTATATCGCTGGAATCGGATTCCGTCACAGTTCCTATCCCGGTATTTCCTTCAGCCTGCTTTCGCCGAGTATCCGGTTCTCCGTGACCCCACGGCTCTCTCTCTGGGGAAAATACTTTGGAAGCGTCGATTCGGATGGCAATTTCGACCAGTCATACTGGACGGACGGGGAATACGGGATTACGAGGAGAATATCTCTCAGGCTGGGAATTACCGGAGGAAACCGTCTGTACAGTCCCGAGTATGAAACCCTCCTCACAAAAGGCGCTAACATGAGTTTCTTCTCGGTGCTCGCACAGGTAAGCTATATATTCAGCGACGGTCTTACTTTCTATTACCTCTATGAAAATATGTCCCGTGAATCCAAATACACGGATTTGAAAAACATCCTCATTGTCGATGTCAGATTCTGAAATACATGGAACACCAGGGGACACATGAATACGACCGGCATACTGCATTTTTTTTCCACCCGTGAACTCATCCTGGTGAGCGTTATTCTCATCATGGCTGTAATAGTATTCTTTCTGCTCATGTACGCCATTATCTTCCGTATCATCTATAATATGAGAAACCGCCGTGTCATCCGAAAAAAAGCGCATTGGGAGAAAATAGTCCTCGACTATATCACCGGTATAATCGACACGGTCGATCTTTACAGTCTGAAACTTAAAACAGGCGACTGGATGATATTCGGGGCATTTATCGAAAATTACCTGGTCGACCTCAAGGGAGAAGACAACGACCGCCTCATCCGGCTTCTCTGGAATATCGGATACTATGAGGTTCTTATGGGCGCCCTTGACTCCTCAGATGCGATTGAACGCGCATACAGCGCCCATTACCTGGGACTGATGAACTACCGCGCGGCCGAATCAAAAATCATGAACCTCATTTACGATAGCAGCTCGTTCGTCGCCATCAGCGCATTCGAGGCCCTCAACCGTATCGGCACAGGGAAAAACCTTGACCGGATTATCCGTGATGTTCTCAACAAAACCGACCTCAGTATATCCAAGGTATCGGATATCATTCTGAGTTATGGAAGCGAGCTCAATCCGGTATTGACCAGGCTTCTCGATGACCGCGAAGTCACCGATGCGGGGAAACGGCTCATAGTGGATATTCTCGCCTATAAAAATGCACTCGACAGTTCGACTGTCGTTTTGAAACTGGCAAGGCAGACCGAGAACAAGGAGCTCAAAATCGGCTGTATCAAGGCGCTCGGCGTATTCTGCGACCCGGAGAGTATACCGTTTCTTCAGGACAATATTTCCGCACCCGACTGGATTATCAGAAGCCAGGCGGTAAAAGCTTTCGGAAATATCGGTACGGAGGAAATAATTCCCCTGTTATCAGGAATACTTGTCTCCGATGATAATCTGTGGGTAAAACTCTACAGCGCTCAATCGCTCGCACGGTTCGGAGAGAAAGGGAAAGCCATCCTGGAAACGGTGCTCAGGGACAGTAAAGACCTTGAGGATGTCATCAGGTATGTATTATACGAAACCGGGGTATAAATAAGAGGGCGGTGAAAAAGTCTCTTTATCACATGCCCGTTTTTGAAATATATCGTTTTGTTGCTGTCAAGGGCATGTAAATCGTCACTTCGTGTCGACCCTTGACAGCTTAAATCCATACATATAGTGTTTTTTCACAAGGCTTTTTAATCCATGAGAGACACTGTCGTTACAGCAATCATCCTGTTTAATTACTTTGTCCTGCTATATTTTTTATCGATCAACAGCATATATATGCTCCTGTCGATTCTTTCCTTTTTCTCGATACGCCATTATATGGGTGTGTCGAGTTCGATCGTGCAGTACAAAAAGCTGTTTCAGTCCTCCTTCTACAAGCCCATTTCGGTTCTGGCGCCCGCGCATAACGAGGAAGCGACAATTGCCGACAGTGTAAAATCGCTCCTTCAGCTCCGGTATCCGGAATATGAAATCATCGTCATTAACGACGGCTCAACCGACAGGACGCTCGATGTCCTTATCGGGGAGTACAGGCTGAAACGATCGTTCCGGCCTTATGAGATTATCATCCCCTGTAAAGATATCCGGGGGATATACACCTCCGAGGATTATGCGAACCTTGTGGTGATTGACAAGGTCAACGGTCGTAAGGCGGACGCATTGAACGCCGGAATCAACATAGCGCGTTTCCCGCTGGTGGGCGCCATCGATTCCGACTCGATTCTTGAGCCGGAGGTCATGGTTAAGATGGTTCGACCATTCCTCGATGATCCGAAAACAATCGCTGTCGGAGGAATAATCAGGGTTGTCAATGGATGTACGGTGCGTGCAGGGGAAGTCGTCCGGATCGAAATGTCGCCCAAATGGCTCCCGAACTTTCAGACAGTGGAATACCTCCGGTCGTTCCTGTTCGGGCGAGTCGGCTGGGATGTGCTCAATGGTCTGCTCGTGATCTCGGGGGCATTCGGGCTTTTCAGAAAAGACGTGATTATCCGCTGCGGCGGCTACAGTCACGATACGGTCGGAGAGGATATGGAACTCGTGGTGAGAATGCATAAGATCATGCGCGAAAATAAGATACCTTACAGAATAACGTTTGTGCCCGAGCCGGTGTGCTGGACCGAGGTACCCGAATCGCTCAGGATTCTGAGCCATCAGAGAAACCGCTGGCAGCGCGGGCTTATCGAAACACTCATAACCCACAGAAAGATGCTTCTCAATCGACGGTACGGAGTTGTGGGCATGCTTGCCATGCCGTTTTTCTTCTTTTTCGAGATGCTCGGTCCGATAGTTGAATTACTCGGGTATATCGTTTTCCCTATCTCCTGTGTCTTCGGGATAGTCAATATCCAGTTCGCGGTTCTTTTTTTCATTGTTGCCATTATTCTCGGCATAATACTCTCCGTCAGCTCTATTGTACTGGAAGAACTCTCGTTTAAGCGTTACCCGCAATACAGCCATATCGTCAGGCTGTTTTTTTTCAGCGTCATGGAAAATTTCGGATACCGGCAGATCCATACACTGTGGCGGTTCAGAGGAATTATTGACTACCTGAGGGGAAAAAAGACATGGGGCACCATGGAACGTACGGGAGTGAAGAAAACGGTATGACAATCCACCCGATCCGTGTATAGAATCGTGTTAATAATCCGGATATACCACCGTATCAGCGGTGTCTGTCACTATTCTTCCCGACGTCATTCATCAAGCACTTTTTTTATGCGCGCTGCCAGCTCGGCCGGCCTGAAGGGTTTCACAATGTAATCTTCCGAGCCGAGATTGAATCCCTTGACAATATCTCTCTCCTGTCCTTTCGCAGTAAGCATGATGACAGGTATCGACCTGAGATTTTCCTGTTCTTTCACCTTTTTCAATACTTCGTAACCATCCATGACGGGCATCATAATGTCGAGAAGAACGAGATCGGGCTTGTTGCTGGCAATACTTTCAAGCGCTTCACCGCCATCCTTTGCCCAGATGACCGTATAACCCTCACGTTCGAGCTTGAATATGACGAGGCGGGCGATATGAGGCTCATCTTCGGCAAGAACAATTGTTTTTGGCATACAAAGCTCCAGTAAAACAATGTGTTATACAAACAAATTCAGACAGTTTTCCTATCGCTTCTTCCCGCTGTACCTCTTTTTTCCAGCGGTAGCACGACAAGGAATTCCGATCCCTTGCCGGTATCACTCGATACGATGATTTTCCCTTTATGTACCTCGATGAGTTTTTTGACGATCGAAAGCCCGAGCCCCGTACCGGGAATCTTTTTTACCAGAGGTGTTTCCGCCCTGAAGAACTTTGTGAAGAGCTTTTTCCGGTCTGCGGGGCTGATTCCGATACCGGTATCCAGAATACTGATTTCAGCCTTGTTGTTACGTTCATCCAGTTTGATCGTAACCGATCCCTCGGGCGTGAACTTGATTGCGTTGGAGATGAGGTTCAGCATAATCTGCGTGATTTTATCCTGATCAAAATAACCTTCGATGCCGTTCTTAATGTCGAGGATATAATCCAGCTTCTTTTCAAGGGCATTGTGGCGCAGCGTATTGGCAGAATATCTCACCAGATCGCTCAGGGACACTTTCTGCATACGGAGGGTCAGTTTGACCGCTTCGAGCTTTTCAATGTCGAGGAGATCGTTGATCAGGAGGGTGAGACGCTCTGAATTTCTGGATACCATGTCCAGAAACTCCCGTTGGACATCATTGATTTCGCCGGTCTCGCCGGCAAGAATCAGATCGATATATCCCTGAATTGCGGTAAGCGGCGTTCTGAGCTCATGGGAAACAGTCGAAACAAACTCCTCCTTCATGTGCTCGATCTCCGCTTCCTTCGTAATATCACGTATGGACTTGACAGCCCCGATAATACTTCCATCCACGCTTTTCAGAGGAGAATTGACCGACTCCACGGTAGTGGTTGTATCATCACGGTGCTGAATGATGCTCCGCTCAACGAATGTGAGTCCTTTCAGGAGGGTCTGTTCAAGTCCGCATGAATGATTGCAGAGATCGTTCCGGTCGTTGTCGACACACCGGATGATATCATAACAGGGCTTGCCGATTATCTCCTCCCGCGGCAAACCAACCAGTTCGCTGAAAGCGTTATTAAAAGCGGTTATCGTGTACTCGTTATTCACGGTGATTATTCCATCCCCCACGTTCTCCAGAATGGTGTTGAGCTCCTCCGTTTTTTCCTGAAGTTTGCTGATAAGATCCAGCCGCTCTTTTTCCGCCTTTTTCCGCCCGGTCACATCACGGATGATGATGAGATCACCCCTGCGGTTATTCGCGAGCTCGATGAGGGCTCCGTTGACCTCTCCGATCACCGTTTCACCATCCTGTTTCACCATCTCCAGTTCATACGTCTGGACTGCCTCCCCTTTCATGCGCTGCAAGAAATTATCGACGGCAACTTTTTTCGATTCTTCATTTAAAATCGGAAGCTCGAAAAGGGTTTTCCCGATATAATCATATTTGGAATATCCCAGGAAGTCCCTCGAACGATCGTTGACATCCAATACTTTCCCGTCTTCATCGATAAGCACCATGAAATCATTGGCCTTATGGAAAACTGTCTGGTATTTCTGACGGCTCTCGACAAGGGCATCCTCGATTTCTTTACGGTCGGAAATATCGTTGACCGTCATGCCCAGACCATCACCGGCTCTGAACACCTTCAGGTATATATTCTGAGTGCTGAAAATCTTTCTGGAAACGGCATAATCGAGCTCGAAGGGCTTCCCTGTTTCAAGAACATCCATGCACCGGTCATACCCTCCAGAATCCTTCATATCCGGAAATAACTCCGTCAGGTT
The window above is part of the bacterium genome. Proteins encoded here:
- a CDS encoding T9SS type A sorting domain-containing protein, with the translated sequence MRKAIVILLMLALTCITISAHALEVMQSLTDGNNIRDYAFQGNYVWCATLGSLVRWNILDGTYVQFTTKDGLASNYVITVDIGENNELWIGTMGGLQRYDGTAFTTYTTENSGIPDNGINAVALDEHGTVWVGTGGGLACFNGSTWKTYTAENSGILVDPVASIAVDKNGIIWLSHDLNGMESKKRVVMSFDGTTFVNYGSLNKGATYVRKIAVDNDNNKWFLSPYGLYRFDGKTFTKQKDVSVVSSVYTDRDGKVWVTCGGPPSYSAAYRSIKCFDGVSWTEYHFEDLIPYTITAYWDIKLDSDGTLWFVSMDTTGGVYSLHSYNGSELKTYLTRGPRSYNMQDLFIDRNGTKWFGTYFGAAEFDGSGWENHIFSLSENDIPPNSSLIQYNSITNAVLCIGEDQDNVLWMGTAYGIRSFDGSTLTFYGPANTNNVVYTSIVDCAVDKDNVKWFASGRNICSFDGTTWTPYHTFEFITSSVVVDADNIKWFGTYDKGVWSFDGSTWINYTEENGAPKGNIMVAAVDRDNIKWFGTDDGIWSFNGTAWTFYDKDIIGIPDHAAINDIEVDAYNRLWCVINGSLASFDGVSWTVYDRETTGSVSKIAIDGEGVLWLGGFGGVGDAGVVQSFKISAEPAVVEEKNSLPTALKINGNYPNPFNPSTTIEFMIPDPGTVNLSIYSISGQKIRELVAGNLSAGSHSAAWDGRDSSGNCVSSGVYITQLRLGDRIATHRMLLMK
- a CDS encoding tetratricopeptide repeat protein produces the protein MRAMPVLEWLMNMSNIFVMVSANLMVQSTIIITFGLFVVYALRHKSAAIHSLIFRMFLAAVFLCPLVSLTIDSMGIQTFKLTVPTASLTFTKYDSPQVHSGQADGIGPRHSMSDRPLISSFLERETDIGSPVHPLESLTGINQGNWNGRGSSERGEPWRAIFYMVLTVVWTGFSLFLLIRLAFSYFRILYVRNSAVEAEPGIIAESEIIASELEIDRPAILQSGLVNSPFLTGIFKPAVLLPEGITITREILLHEFAHLVRRDCFWNLLSNLGIVFLPLQPLMKLLNHHLEDSSDYVCDDYVLKHGRNSVSYARQLVSLAENFIPEKHEIMVGVGIISFKSSLLRRVERILEDSRQIIVHTRFEIALMVIMLSLGTAVATGLFGFRENGSFTGVSEAQEGIKISGQVSVTAVPEKQPVPVETSTVADSRNRKTDHEPESAAPVKTAENVTDSTSASRSYKAENSVPEQKKPVIAEKKSPAISPDKRSDLPVPQTAGTPEKNTRVTPNEIQRQTDSKTVSSSPSQPSEKEPKNLYAYSPQTTSEPEKEEVPAVPVTEKTDDEVLLDTLQDLDSCITEGKKLLDTGNYALAEKVFLKASEYKPDDSDLANYLGKAYFGKREYDLARIYFRKAILFNKNNADAYFNLGDILFEQGNLDKAMKQYKIAIKINPAMASRTRPFDLGEAVRRVYK
- a CDS encoding HEAT repeat domain-containing protein, whose translation is MNTTGILHFFSTRELILVSVILIMAVIVFFLLMYAIIFRIIYNMRNRRVIRKKAHWEKIVLDYITGIIDTVDLYSLKLKTGDWMIFGAFIENYLVDLKGEDNDRLIRLLWNIGYYEVLMGALDSSDAIERAYSAHYLGLMNYRAAESKIMNLIYDSSSFVAISAFEALNRIGTGKNLDRIIRDVLNKTDLSISKVSDIILSYGSELNPVLTRLLDDREVTDAGKRLIVDILAYKNALDSSTVVLKLARQTENKELKIGCIKALGVFCDPESIPFLQDNISAPDWIIRSQAVKAFGNIGTEEIIPLLSGILVSDDNLWVKLYSAQSLARFGEKGKAILETVLRDSKDLEDVIRYVLYETGV
- a CDS encoding insulinase family protein, which produces MKRLPLVILLSALSLFGSCAPRKTGMATPEENVRQSLNLDAALLIDPGVAKGKLDNGLTWYVRENGKPEKRMELRLVVKAGSVLENDDQQGLAHFVEHMAFNGTKNFQKHELVNYLESIGMRFGPDLNAYTSFDETVYMLQVPTDSTHIVEKAFQILEDWAHNISFDDDEIDRERGVIVEEWRQGRGADMRMLDKQFPVLFHGSRYAERLPIGKKEIIEQFRHDTLRAFYKSWYRPDLMAVIAVGDFDKNQIESLIKQHFARIPSPKKPPKRIMYPLPDHDETLFAIATDPEATSNGVSIYYKHDAPPEGTVGDYRRQLVEYMYHGMFNQRLSELTKQSDPPFLYGYSTNTRMVLAKEMYVLGTGVKDNGIERGLDALMTEAARVRRFGFTLSEMNRQKQELLRFIEQAYSERDKTESGSFTNEYSRNFLADEPIPGIEVEYAIFNKYIPEITLEEVNRLATAWISDRNRVIMVNAPEKPGVKVPGEKEILTVIDTVSEKEIEPYVDTVSDRPLVETPPTPSPVVSERLIEKIGITEWTLANGVRVVLKPTDFKNDEIIFTSSSPGGYSLVPDRNFIAAKTASAIVNEGGAGPFNLIELDKKLSGKVVGVSPWISDLQEGITGNASPKDIETMFQLIYLYFTEPRKDSTAFLSYKSRMKGMIENRSARPETAFSDTVLVTMASYHPRMRPWTTALLDEMNLDASYDIYRDRFMDASDFTFYFVGNFDLSSIKPLVETYIGGLPSLKRKETWRDTGVMFPRGSIRKEVRAGIEQKSQVQLIFTGDFSWSYQNRYDMGSMTELLRIKLREVIREDMGGTYGVNVSQSLSHYPREQYQLTISFGCAPERVGELTAAVFTQIDSLKTSGTTDVYLEKVRESQKRQRETDLKDNSFWLNIMDFYYFNREDPLTVLQFDSMVENLSPDAVRKAANTYLDTNNLVQIILYPKDFKTR